The DNA window TTCGGCCATCCGCCGCCACGCGACGCGCGCGCCGACGCGGTAGGCGGTCTGCAGCACGTCGAGGTTGCGCCCCTGGTTCAGCTCGTGCCTGCCGAGGAGCTGGAAGACCCTGCCGCGGTCCGGCGGCACGGCGGACGGGTCGCCGAGCCGGTCGAGGAAGGTCAGGATCGCCTCCTGCACCCCGGCCGTGATGAGCTTGCCGAACGCGCCTTCCACCGGGCGCGCGTACTCCGGCACCGCCTGCTGGATCTCGGTGAGGATCTCGCCGGCCACGTCACTGACCTTCGGCCGGAACACGGTCGAAAGCTCGCTCGGCAGCAGCGACCACAGCTGCACGATGCGGGTGCTGTCGCCGGGCGCGCGCGGCGGCGCCAGCATCGGGTCGAACGTGGCGTCCGGGGTCGGCGCCGACTCGTCCCGGTGGTCGGGCGCAGGGCTCACGCGAAGCGTCCTTTCCGCACTCCGCCGCACGCGGAATGCCGTCTCGGATTGCGCTGCCGGTGAAAACGATCTTTTCCGGCAGCTCGCGATTCACGATACAAGCTCGCCGGAGTCATTTTCAGGGTGAATTGGAAAGAGGTCGGAACTTGTCGTTCCGGTGATATTAATCGCCGTTCGGGTGTGCACGGCCATGACGAACGGCCGTACCGACGAAAAGCTCCCCGCCCGTGCCGGGCGGGGAGCCGTTGTCGTGGTGCTCAGTCGCGCGCGGCCAGTTTCTGGGCGCGCAGCGCGATTTCCAGGTGCAGCCGATCGTCCACATTGTGCAGACGGGCGCCGAACAGCGAGTCGAGCTGGTGCAACCGGTACCGCACGGTCTGGGGGTGCACCTTGAGCATTTCGGCGATCTCCGGCGCGCCACCGCGCGACTGCAGCCAGGCCAGCAGCGTTTCGCTGAGCCGTGCCCGCTGCTTCACGGTCAGTCCGTCCAACGGGGCGAGACAGCGTTCGCTGAGCCTGCGCATCAGGAACTCGTCGGTCAGCAGCCACAGCGTCGAAAGGTGGTCGCCGCACTGCGTCACCGGCCGTTCGGGCAGCACACCGTCCTCGACGAGCCGCAGCGCGCGCCGTGCCCACCGCAACGACGTCGTCGCCTCGCTCAACGGGATCGGCAGGCCGACGACCGCGCGCCAGCCGGGCAGCAGCGCTTCGAGATCGACGTCTTCCCCCAGCGCGCCGGGGAAGAGCAGGCACGGCTCGCCGCCTTCGAGATCGACCAGCACGTCCGCGTCGAGTTCGGGGACCTTGGCGCGGTGCTGGTCCGCGCGCGGCGCCAGCGCGACCGGCGTGACCGTGTCCGGGAGCTTCCAGTTCGCCTCGCCGGCGAGCTTCGCGATCGTCTGCGGTGACGCGGGCGGGTCCGCGAGGAGCAGTTCGAGGAGCCGCCGCCTGCGTCGTGCCACCGCGCCCGCGGCACGTGCCTGCGCGATCGTGTAGCCCTCGATCGACAGCGCGGAAATCTCGTCCACGTAGGCGAAGATGGCTTCGGCCGCGGTGCAGAAGATGTCGCTGTCCAGACCGAGTTCCTGGCCGAGCGCGGCGACGTGGCGCCAGGCGACCCTGCCCCCGACGCGGTACGCGGTCTGCAGGCTGTCGAGGCTGCGGCCCTCGGTGAACTCGACCTTCCCCATGTGCCGGTAGAGCGAGATCCAGTGGCCCATCGGCGCGTCCCCGCGGCCGAGGTTGTCGAGGCACTGGAGGATGCTCTGTTCGATGCCCTGGGTGAACACTTCGCCGAAGGCGCCGCGCAACGGCTGGGCGTAGACCGGCACCGCCTCCTGGATCGCCGCGATGATGTCCCTCGCCAGCCGGTCCGCGTGCGGGCGGAACTCCTCGGCGAGCCCACCGGGCAGGCGGCCCCA is part of the Amycolatopsis sp. CA-230715 genome and encodes:
- a CDS encoding helix-turn-helix domain-containing protein, giving the protein MPGSSDLALHGKSPGEQVADAAPRQPRDRVPAPPLPRVPTAESGRVTGRARQLWGRLPGGLAEEFRPHADRLARDIIAAIQEAVPVYAQPLRGAFGEVFTQGIEQSILQCLDNLGRGDAPMGHWISLYRHMGKVEFTEGRSLDSLQTAYRVGGRVAWRHVAALGQELGLDSDIFCTAAEAIFAYVDEISALSIEGYTIAQARAAGAVARRRRRLLELLLADPPASPQTIAKLAGEANWKLPDTVTPVALAPRADQHRAKVPELDADVLVDLEGGEPCLLFPGALGEDVDLEALLPGWRAVVGLPIPLSEATTSLRWARRALRLVEDGVLPERPVTQCGDHLSTLWLLTDEFLMRRLSERCLAPLDGLTVKQRARLSETLLAWLQSRGGAPEIAEMLKVHPQTVRYRLHQLDSLFGARLHNVDDRLHLEIALRAQKLAARD